The Arvicanthis niloticus isolate mArvNil1 chromosome 2, mArvNil1.pat.X, whole genome shotgun sequence genome includes a window with the following:
- the Dcaf17 gene encoding DDB1- and CUL4-associated factor 17 isoform X1: MGRTRKANVCGRLSRRALGFYARDAGVVQRTNLGILRALVCQESTKFKNVWTTHSKSPIAYERGRIYFDNYRCCVSSVASEPRKLYEMPKCSKSEKIEDALLWECPVGEILPDPSDYKSSLIALTAHNWLLRISATTGEILEKIYLASYCKFRYLSWDTPQEVIAVKSAQNKASAAARQAGTQPPVLLYLAVFRVLPFSLVGILEINKKVFENVTDATLSHGILIVMYSSGLVRLYSFQAIIEQFMQQKLDLGCACSQGGTTGTVGEAPFGIPCNVKITDSPPPLFEVSSLENAFQIGGHPWHYIITPNKKKQKGVFHICALKDNSLAKNGIQEMECCSLESDWIYFHPDASGRIIHVGPNQVKVLKLSEVENNSSQHQISEDFVIWANREDRKENLITVTASGRVVKRNVSLLDDDPEQETFKIVDYEDELDLLSVVAVTQIDAEGKAHLDFHCNEYGTLLKSIPLVESWDVTYSHEVYFDRDLVLHIEQKPNRVFSCYVYQMVCDPGEEEETVNRNG; encoded by the exons ATGGGCCGGACCCGGAAGGCCAATGTGTGCGGCAGGCTGAGTCGCCGAGCTCTGGGCTTCTACGCGCGCGACGCGGGCGTGGTGCAGAGGACGAACCTGGGCATCCTGCGGGCGCTGGTGTGCCAG GAGAGTACTAAATTTAAGAATGTTTGGACAACTCATTCCAAGTCACCTATAGCCTATGAGAGAGGAAGAATATATTTTGACAATTACCGGTGCTGTGTCAGCAG tgttgcATCAGAGCCAAGAAAACTGTATGAAATGCCAAAATGTTCCAAATCAGAAAAAATTGAGGATGCTTTATTATGGGAATGCCCAGTG ggaGAAATACTTCCTGACCCATCAGACTATAAATCCTCACTCATCGCACTGACTGCTCACAATTGGCTGCTTCGTATATCAGCAACTACAGGGGAAATCCTGGAGAAAATATACCTTGCTTCCTATTGCAAATTCAG GTACCTGAGCTGGGACACCCCTCAAGAGGTTATTGCAGTGAAGTCGGCGCAGAACAAAGCCTCTGCGGCAGCTCGGCAG GCAGGCACTCAGCCGCCTGTTTTGTTGTACCTCGCAGTGTTCAGGGTTCTGCCCTTTTCACTTGTAGGAATTCTAGAGATCAACAAAAAG GTTTTTGAGAATGTCACAGATGCTACCTTGTCACATGGAATCCTGATTGTGATGTACAGCTCGGGACTAGTCAGACTTTACAGCTTCCAGGCCATCATCGAACAG ttcatGCAACAGAAACTTGACTTAGGGTGTGCATGCAGTCAGGGCGGGACTACTGGGACTGTAGGAGAGGCTCCTTTTGGCATTCCTTGTAATGTTAAAATCACAG ACTCGCCACCTCCACTCTTTGAAGTTTCATCGCTGGAGAACGCATTTCAGATCGGAGGCCATCCTTGGCATTACATCATCACGCCtaacaagaagaaacagaaaggagtTTTCCATATTTGTGCCCTAAAAGATAATTCCTTG GCAAAAAATGGAATCCAAGAAATGGAGTGTTGCTCACTAGAATCTGACTGGATCTATTTCCACCCTGATGCTTCTGGAAGAATTATACATGTTGGCCCAAATCAAGTCAA agttTTGAAGCTAAGTGAGGTAGAAAATAATAGTTCTCAGCATCAGATCTCTGAAGACTTTGTCATTTGGGCCAATAGAGAAGACAGA aAGGAAAACTTAATCACGGTTACAGCTTCTGGACGTGTGGTGAAAAGAAATGTCAGCCTTCTGGATGATGACCCAGAACAAGAG ACTTTCAAAATCGTGGACTATGAAGATGAGCTGGACTTGCTTTCCGTAGTAGCTGTCACTCAAATAGATGCTGAAGGAAAAGCTCACCTGGATTTCCACTGTAATGAGTATGGGACCTTACTCAAAAGCATCCCACTGGTGGAGTCGTGGGATGTG ACATATAGCCATGAAGTCTACTTTGACAGAGATTTGGTGCTGCACATCGAACAGAAGCCCAACAGGGTCTTCAGCTGCTATGTTTACCAGATGGTCTGTGACCCTGGTGAAGAAGAGGAAACTGTCAACAGAAATGGTTAA
- the Dcaf17 gene encoding DDB1- and CUL4-associated factor 17 isoform X2, producing MGRTRKANVCGRLSRRALGFYARDAGVVQRTNLGILRALVCQESTKFKNVWTTHSKSPIAYERGRIYFDNYRCCVSSVASEPRKLYEMPKCSKSEKIEDALLWECPVGEILPDPSDYKSSLIALTAHNWLLRISATTGEILEKIYLASYCKFRYLSWDTPQEVIAVKSAQNKASAAARQAGTQPPVLLYLAVFRVLPFSLVGILEINKKVFENVTDATLSHGILIVMYSSGLVRLYSFQAIIEQTRHLHSLKFHRWRTHFRSEAILGITSSRLTRRNRKEFSIFVP from the exons ATGGGCCGGACCCGGAAGGCCAATGTGTGCGGCAGGCTGAGTCGCCGAGCTCTGGGCTTCTACGCGCGCGACGCGGGCGTGGTGCAGAGGACGAACCTGGGCATCCTGCGGGCGCTGGTGTGCCAG GAGAGTACTAAATTTAAGAATGTTTGGACAACTCATTCCAAGTCACCTATAGCCTATGAGAGAGGAAGAATATATTTTGACAATTACCGGTGCTGTGTCAGCAG tgttgcATCAGAGCCAAGAAAACTGTATGAAATGCCAAAATGTTCCAAATCAGAAAAAATTGAGGATGCTTTATTATGGGAATGCCCAGTG ggaGAAATACTTCCTGACCCATCAGACTATAAATCCTCACTCATCGCACTGACTGCTCACAATTGGCTGCTTCGTATATCAGCAACTACAGGGGAAATCCTGGAGAAAATATACCTTGCTTCCTATTGCAAATTCAG GTACCTGAGCTGGGACACCCCTCAAGAGGTTATTGCAGTGAAGTCGGCGCAGAACAAAGCCTCTGCGGCAGCTCGGCAG GCAGGCACTCAGCCGCCTGTTTTGTTGTACCTCGCAGTGTTCAGGGTTCTGCCCTTTTCACTTGTAGGAATTCTAGAGATCAACAAAAAG GTTTTTGAGAATGTCACAGATGCTACCTTGTCACATGGAATCCTGATTGTGATGTACAGCTCGGGACTAGTCAGACTTTACAGCTTCCAGGCCATCATCGAACAG ACTCGCCACCTCCACTCTTTGAAGTTTCATCGCTGGAGAACGCATTTCAGATCGGAGGCCATCCTTGGCATTACATCATCACGCCtaacaagaagaaacagaaaggagtTTTCCATATTTGTGCCCTAA